A single Fodinibius saliphilus DNA region contains:
- a CDS encoding efflux RND transporter periplasmic adaptor subunit: protein MNKQFILIGILSVVLLSSCSEEQKQVSEKELVKTVNVETQQVNPQSFERYLKLVGTVEARNDVRISAEVSGRIQKYFVDQGDEVKRGEPILKIDDSQLIRERERLEAITAQAKENYERLERLFKQDSVGSEIDYLNAKYDYQQNKASLEAVKVNIEKSSVTAPFDATVENIVLEEGEMASPGAVLVRLIGTNRLQVSAGVPSTYSDVVQKGDRADIWFDFQRADTMRLPIKFVGKSIDPGARTFEVEIPLPSESNSYKVDMIANVKIRTLEQQNVIVIPAELVFQHKGQNVVYTVSENEKGNKVARMQKVKLGASYKNNVVVDEGLKAEDQLITVGASFLQDQMRINIVENREEQIAQKNS, encoded by the coding sequence ATGAATAAGCAATTTATACTCATAGGAATTTTATCAGTTGTATTACTCTCTTCTTGCTCTGAGGAACAAAAGCAGGTATCAGAAAAGGAGCTGGTAAAAACAGTTAATGTTGAAACACAACAGGTTAATCCGCAATCTTTTGAGCGTTACTTGAAGCTCGTTGGTACTGTTGAAGCACGCAATGACGTGCGGATTTCAGCAGAAGTCTCAGGGCGCATTCAGAAGTATTTTGTAGACCAGGGGGATGAGGTCAAAAGGGGTGAGCCGATCCTTAAAATTGATGATTCGCAGCTTATACGTGAAAGAGAACGTTTAGAGGCAATTACAGCGCAAGCAAAAGAGAATTATGAACGCCTTGAACGTTTGTTTAAACAGGATAGCGTTGGCTCAGAAATTGATTATCTCAATGCCAAGTACGATTATCAGCAGAATAAAGCATCGTTAGAGGCTGTTAAAGTAAATATTGAAAAGAGTTCTGTTACTGCTCCTTTTGATGCAACGGTGGAAAATATTGTTCTAGAAGAAGGAGAAATGGCAAGTCCCGGTGCTGTGCTGGTACGTCTTATCGGTACTAATCGTTTACAAGTTTCTGCCGGTGTGCCTTCTACTTATTCGGATGTTGTGCAAAAGGGAGATCGTGCTGATATATGGTTCGATTTTCAACGGGCCGATACTATGCGGCTTCCAATTAAGTTTGTAGGAAAAAGTATAGATCCCGGTGCAAGAACATTTGAAGTTGAAATACCACTGCCCTCAGAGTCGAACAGCTATAAGGTAGATATGATTGCGAATGTTAAGATAAGAACGCTTGAACAGCAGAACGTCATTGTTATTCCTGCTGAACTGGTTTTTCAGCATAAAGGTCAAAATGTGGTTTATACCGTATCCGAAAATGAGAAAGGCAACAAAGTAGCTCGAATGCAGAAGGTCAAACTGGGTGCTTCTTATAAAAATAATGTAGTTGTAGATGAAGGACTCAAAGCCGAAGATCAATTAATTACAGTGGGCGCGTCTTTTCTACAGGACCAGATGAGAATTAATATTGTAGAGAATAGAGAAGAACAGATCGCTCAAAAAAATTCCTAA
- a CDS encoding efflux RND transporter permease subunit, with product MNNSEITNSSSGENGKGGPQDQKEFGLSSFSIDNRISVLVLVVLAAIMGVQSYLTIPKESSPDITIPNIMVITTYPGVSPEDMESLVTRKIEEELSGISDIKEMNSTSAEGYSNINMEFDSDINIDDALQKVREKVDLAKPELPSEAEDPIIQEINFSEFPIMQVNVSGDYGLVQLKKIAEDLQDRIESVPSVLEVNLAGGLEREVKVDVNLPKLKYYGITFTDIIAAVQEENVTVPGGNIDVGIKKFLLRVPGEYESVDPIEDIVIKAPNDKPIYIRDVADVEFGFKERETYAELNNSSVISLSIVKRSGENILETSSAVKGIMEEQLPMLPPTTNYEITSDQSKDIRSMVSSLENNIISGLILVVGILLFFLGVRNASFVGIAIPMSMFISFIILAAVGITMNMVVLFSLILALGMLVDNAIVVVENIYRYLEEGYDNFTAAKKGTGEVAIPIISGTMTTLAAFFPLLFWPGITGEFMSFLPKTLIITLSSSLFVALVINPVLCALFMDLDHVDDYSDKPKMTRRGKWAMSIIAGLFLTVALAFNVLTWSMLILAGVLMWASNRYIMSPLGDWWQEKGLDKVLDKYESTLRWSLNHGWSMLGISIAVLFSSFLIFFAFNAGTEFFPEGIPPARAYVQVEAPVGTNVEFTKSIVDSLENKVPTIPNSEDVESVLSTSGSAITSGPGGNQGNSSHLGTVVLNFVDFQERKGTTFDAMEYARSNFGTGLAGADITVEEEQQGPPSGKPINLEISGKDMDVLKRLSEDVITILENDSVYSKLSGLESDLPEPTPEIRVNVDREKAAVYGLSTTQIGNTVRQAINGVEASQFRDGKDEYDITVRLDEQFRDDMSTLEDLTVVDEGRQIPLSSVASWEMSEGLGGIKHIDQERVITVMSDVRSGYNPNAILQEVQQILGDYIQNEMPSGYTAEWTGEQEDQQESIDFLFTAFLIALFLIAFILISQFNSVSKPLIVMFSVVMSTAGVVLGLVIFRMPFVVVMTGIGVISLAGVVVNNAIVLIDYIDILRVRDKMPLFEALVKAGKVRFRPVILTALTTTLGLIPLAIGFNLDFITLVGAPMEFFTNIGEYLYWGGEQAAWWAPMAIAVINGLIFATFLTLILVPVMYYLVEKGRRNVNVFFFGEQNPGIIFKSPEVNGSPDEKKIEEALES from the coding sequence ATGAATAATTCAGAAATAACGAACAGCAGTTCAGGAGAAAACGGGAAAGGCGGTCCTCAAGATCAAAAGGAGTTTGGGCTGTCCTCTTTTTCTATTGATAATCGTATAAGTGTGCTAGTACTTGTTGTGCTGGCAGCAATTATGGGTGTTCAGTCATACCTGACTATACCTAAAGAGTCTTCGCCGGATATTACGATACCAAATATTATGGTGATTACTACCTATCCGGGGGTATCACCTGAAGATATGGAGAGCTTAGTTACGCGTAAAATTGAGGAAGAACTGAGTGGTATTTCCGATATAAAAGAGATGAATTCTACCTCTGCTGAGGGATATTCAAATATTAATATGGAGTTTGATTCAGATATTAATATTGATGATGCCCTCCAAAAGGTTCGTGAAAAGGTAGACCTAGCTAAGCCGGAATTACCCTCTGAGGCAGAAGATCCTATCATTCAAGAAATTAATTTTTCTGAATTCCCGATTATGCAGGTGAATGTTTCGGGAGATTACGGTTTGGTGCAGCTCAAGAAAATCGCTGAAGATCTACAGGATCGTATTGAGTCGGTACCTTCGGTGCTGGAAGTAAATCTCGCGGGCGGGCTTGAGCGTGAGGTTAAGGTGGATGTGAATCTACCCAAACTGAAGTATTATGGCATCACCTTTACCGATATTATTGCGGCAGTTCAAGAAGAGAATGTTACAGTACCCGGTGGTAATATCGATGTGGGGATAAAGAAATTTCTATTGCGTGTGCCCGGGGAGTATGAATCGGTGGATCCAATCGAAGATATCGTTATTAAAGCACCTAATGATAAACCTATCTATATTCGGGATGTTGCCGACGTTGAGTTCGGATTTAAAGAGCGTGAAACGTATGCAGAACTTAACAACAGTTCGGTAATTTCTCTTTCCATTGTAAAGCGGAGTGGAGAAAATATACTAGAGACTTCCTCTGCGGTTAAAGGTATTATGGAAGAACAACTGCCGATGTTGCCTCCTACTACAAACTATGAAATTACTTCGGATCAGAGTAAAGATATAAGATCGATGGTTAGCAGCCTGGAAAATAATATTATTTCCGGACTGATATTGGTTGTGGGAATTTTACTCTTCTTCCTTGGAGTGCGAAATGCTTCTTTTGTGGGTATTGCTATTCCTATGTCGATGTTTATCTCCTTTATTATACTAGCAGCCGTGGGGATAACGATGAATATGGTTGTTCTATTCTCACTAATACTGGCACTGGGTATGCTTGTTGATAATGCCATTGTGGTAGTGGAAAACATATACCGATACCTTGAAGAAGGGTATGACAACTTTACTGCCGCCAAAAAAGGTACTGGTGAGGTTGCTATACCTATTATTTCCGGAACCATGACCACACTGGCAGCATTTTTCCCATTGTTATTCTGGCCAGGTATTACAGGTGAGTTTATGAGTTTTTTGCCTAAAACACTGATCATTACACTCAGTAGTTCATTGTTTGTGGCATTGGTTATTAACCCTGTGTTATGTGCTCTGTTTATGGATCTCGATCATGTTGATGACTATTCTGATAAGCCCAAAATGACAAGGCGTGGCAAGTGGGCAATGAGTATAATAGCCGGGCTCTTTTTGACAGTGGCTCTCGCATTTAACGTATTAACGTGGTCGATGCTGATATTGGCAGGAGTGTTAATGTGGGCGTCTAATCGATATATCATGAGCCCACTGGGCGATTGGTGGCAGGAAAAAGGATTGGATAAGGTGCTGGACAAATATGAGTCTACGCTTCGCTGGTCTCTCAATCACGGTTGGTCTATGCTGGGGATCTCAATAGCGGTTCTGTTTTCCAGTTTCTTAATATTTTTTGCCTTTAATGCCGGAACGGAATTCTTCCCCGAAGGTATTCCGCCGGCCCGTGCCTATGTACAGGTTGAAGCTCCGGTTGGGACCAACGTGGAATTTACCAAGTCGATAGTAGATTCACTGGAAAATAAGGTGCCGACTATTCCTAATAGTGAAGATGTGGAATCGGTGCTTAGTACTTCTGGTTCTGCTATTACCTCAGGTCCGGGAGGAAATCAAGGTAATTCTTCACACCTGGGAACCGTAGTACTTAACTTCGTTGATTTTCAAGAGCGAAAAGGTACTACTTTTGATGCAATGGAGTATGCAAGGTCGAACTTTGGTACCGGCTTGGCAGGGGCTGATATTACGGTTGAGGAAGAGCAACAAGGTCCGCCTTCGGGCAAGCCTATCAACCTGGAAATTTCAGGTAAAGATATGGATGTGCTAAAGCGGCTTTCCGAAGATGTAATTACGATTCTTGAAAACGATTCTGTCTATAGCAAATTGTCTGGCCTGGAAAGCGATCTGCCAGAACCGACACCCGAGATTAGGGTTAATGTGGATCGCGAAAAAGCAGCTGTTTACGGTTTATCAACAACACAAATTGGTAACACCGTACGGCAGGCCATTAATGGAGTAGAAGCCTCGCAATTTCGCGATGGAAAGGATGAGTACGATATAACTGTTCGGCTGGATGAACAGTTTCGTGACGATATGAGTACACTCGAAGACCTGACAGTTGTTGATGAGGGGCGCCAGATACCTCTGTCAAGTGTTGCATCATGGGAGATGAGTGAAGGACTGGGAGGTATCAAGCATATCGATCAGGAACGTGTGATCACGGTAATGTCTGATGTGCGATCCGGCTATAATCCGAATGCTATTCTCCAGGAGGTCCAGCAGATACTGGGTGATTATATACAAAATGAGATGCCGTCAGGTTACACTGCAGAGTGGACGGGCGAACAGGAAGATCAGCAAGAGTCAATAGATTTCTTGTTTACAGCCTTTCTGATAGCTCTATTTTTAATCGCATTCATCCTGATTTCACAATTTAATTCTGTAAGCAAACCGCTCATTGTAATGTTTTCGGTTGTAATGTCTACGGCCGGAGTTGTACTTGGGTTGGTGATTTTTAGAATGCCGTTTGTCGTTGTTATGACGGGAATTGGGGTAATTTCCCTGGCCGGTGTTGTTGTTAATAATGCGATCGTACTGATCGATTATATCGATATATTGCGAGTGCGAGACAAGATGCCGCTTTTTGAAGCGTTGGTGAAGGCGGGGAAGGTCCGTTTTCGTCCGGTAATTCTTACTGCATTAACCACAACCTTGGGATTAATACCACTGGCAATCGGCTTTAATCTCGATTTCATAACCTTGGTAGGTGCTCCGATGGAGTTTTTTACTAATATCGGTGAGTATCTGTATTGGGGTGGTGAGCAAGCTGCATGGTGGGCGCCTATGGCAATTGCCGTTATCAATGGATTAATATTTGCCACATTCCTCACGCTTATCTTGGTGCCGGTTATGTACTATTTGGTTGAAAAAGGAAGACGTAATGTAAATGTCTTTTTCTTTGGCGAGCAAAATCCGGGTATCATCTTCAAGTCACCGGAGGTAAATGGATCTCCGGATGAAAAGAAGATAGAAGAGGCTTTGGAGTCCTAA
- a CDS encoding DUF4293 family protein yields the protein MIQRLQTIFLFVAFILNGGIFFNAIYHHAMEDPRAWIGIGFAIIVTIAALGSLATIFLYKNRENQLRWVSRLLIPQVGAIGFAIGIYISLGGFGTYLWDETIGLGLVVLALVSQLYARKKIKDDIELVKSMDRIR from the coding sequence GTGATTCAACGATTACAAACTATATTCTTATTTGTAGCTTTTATTTTAAATGGCGGCATCTTTTTTAATGCAATTTATCATCATGCAATGGAAGACCCCAGAGCATGGATTGGTATCGGTTTCGCCATCATTGTGACAATTGCCGCACTGGGTTCATTGGCAACCATCTTCCTTTATAAAAACCGAGAAAATCAGCTCCGTTGGGTTAGTCGTCTTTTAATACCACAAGTTGGTGCTATTGGTTTTGCCATAGGGATCTACATTTCTCTCGGAGGTTTTGGAACTTATCTATGGGATGAGACTATTGGGCTGGGGCTAGTTGTATTGGCATTAGTTTCCCAGCTTTATGCACGTAAGAAAATTAAAGATGATATTGAGCTGGTAAAATCAATGGATCGTATCCGATAA
- a CDS encoding DMT family transporter yields the protein MSADYPKVQVLAALAAGLTAFGFAPILVRLAPNTSPLVLVVYRTVFAALMLLPFWLWHRNNEKRKGKGKERLWIALSGMCLGLHFICWISSLYYTSVASASVLVTVHPIIMILVERLWYKRGFAKATWIGVVMAFGGSLLLGISDSQIEQSFADPLFGNFLALSAAIIFVFYLLIGQKIRQKREWVDYVFPVYFYAAATCILIAIVVGKDLTNISTVGIWAGAGLAFGPQILGHGSMNYAVKYVSPTLLSTLILAEPLLASVLAFIFFAEMPPITSIVAMCIILVGVGLTWRRASSKKTTGS from the coding sequence ATGTCAGCTGACTATCCGAAGGTTCAGGTTTTGGCGGCTCTGGCGGCAGGGCTTACCGCCTTTGGTTTTGCCCCTATTCTTGTCCGTTTGGCTCCCAATACTTCTCCACTAGTATTAGTGGTCTATAGAACTGTTTTTGCAGCATTGATGTTATTACCATTTTGGTTATGGCATCGCAATAATGAAAAACGAAAAGGAAAGGGCAAAGAACGTCTTTGGATTGCACTTTCCGGTATGTGCCTCGGATTGCATTTTATTTGTTGGATTTCTTCACTCTACTATACTTCGGTAGCCTCGGCTTCAGTACTGGTAACGGTGCATCCCATCATTATGATTCTGGTAGAGCGTCTGTGGTATAAACGTGGCTTTGCAAAAGCAACTTGGATTGGGGTAGTCATGGCATTTGGGGGGTCGCTGTTACTGGGGATTTCTGACAGCCAAATTGAACAGTCTTTTGCAGATCCGCTGTTTGGTAATTTCTTGGCGTTGTCAGCTGCAATTATCTTTGTTTTTTATCTATTAATTGGTCAAAAGATTCGCCAAAAGCGTGAGTGGGTTGACTATGTATTTCCGGTTTATTTTTATGCGGCTGCTACCTGTATATTGATTGCTATAGTGGTGGGAAAAGACTTAACAAATATATCAACAGTCGGTATTTGGGCGGGGGCGGGGCTGGCCTTTGGCCCCCAGATATTAGGACACGGCTCGATGAATTATGCCGTTAAATATGTGTCTCCTACATTATTGTCTACATTAATTTTAGCAGAACCATTATTAGCGTCGGTGTTAGCTTTTATCTTTTTTGCCGAAATGCCACCGATAACTTCGATTGTTGCAATGTGTATCATTTTGGTAGGGGTGGGACTTACCTGGCGGAGAGCAAGTTCAAAAAAAACTACTGGCAGTTAA
- a CDS encoding TonB-dependent receptor, with protein sequence MTNIGTLSAQSAIIKGQITNPESDEAIRQVNIYLSKYQGSYKTGAATDKNGFYQFNQLSAGRYQLTFTAIGFKKETREVTVEANETIVVNIDLPPARYKLNEIVVSNTNKDLPDPATVQRIDADEIEKVDLGNIADVARMLPAAHVATNSRGQTILYLRNSADRQTAQFFNGALINVPWDNRVDISFLPSSMLGGVTVSKGVPSVTYGTNTIGGAVNFRAQSLVNRGNLTKLSLTGSLPGLGGASALHTGRKKNFSYTAEVGYTNQYDYTLPDGATVPFSQPSDNRRVNTDSRNVNIFFEATKQYNDGARLSASIFHVDAAKGVAPESNLNPSQTSVRYWRYPTIRQSMAIISGLFPFDSNTHLRGSIWLNRYEQDIHQFKSVNYDALDQTQDDLDITGGIRLILEQELGEGNLDIALNMLTTQHNQTIVPYTNGNTLRDSSDTYGQYIYSLGAEYSFPLAEDLTGMVGISYEGSAITNTGPWESEGYQHYLNSSLSIAGGLSYNISEQLRLRTSFGRKPRFPTMRELYGGALGKFVPNPDLKPVTAYLGELGAEWRTTTFSGSLTGFISRTYDAIDKKTFQQGPNAGKEQRINLDGSRVWGIESRIAATPVSDLSIDGSITYMNKRGFLLGEPRKLDEKPTWIGKLGITYSLTDRITILSQTEYTGGIYTRTERNTFVELPEALIFDGRISYNLFSDDSSLEGSELFFRVNNITNDLRVLQLGLPGPGRKLLAGAKIQF encoded by the coding sequence GTGACTAACATTGGCACACTTTCCGCACAGTCAGCAATTATTAAAGGCCAAATAACCAATCCGGAGTCTGATGAAGCAATCCGACAAGTGAATATATATCTAAGCAAATATCAGGGTTCATATAAAACAGGTGCTGCTACCGACAAGAACGGCTTTTACCAATTTAATCAATTATCGGCAGGAAGGTATCAATTAACGTTTACTGCAATTGGGTTTAAAAAAGAAACACGCGAAGTTACTGTAGAGGCCAATGAGACAATAGTAGTAAATATCGACCTACCACCTGCCCGATATAAACTTAACGAAATTGTAGTTAGCAATACCAATAAGGATCTCCCAGATCCTGCCACTGTTCAACGAATAGATGCCGATGAGATCGAAAAAGTTGACCTCGGGAATATTGCTGATGTCGCTCGTATGCTTCCGGCGGCTCATGTAGCTACCAATTCCAGGGGACAAACCATACTTTATCTTAGAAATTCTGCCGACCGTCAAACAGCCCAGTTTTTTAACGGGGCCCTTATTAATGTTCCTTGGGATAATCGTGTTGATATATCTTTTCTGCCTTCCTCTATGCTGGGAGGTGTCACTGTTTCTAAAGGAGTACCCTCGGTAACCTATGGCACTAATACCATTGGAGGAGCAGTAAACTTTCGTGCACAATCATTAGTAAACCGAGGAAACCTTACCAAGTTATCTCTAACTGGCTCCTTACCAGGATTAGGCGGCGCTTCAGCACTCCACACCGGACGAAAAAAGAACTTTTCATACACTGCAGAGGTAGGATATACCAACCAATACGACTATACATTGCCTGATGGAGCAACCGTACCATTTAGCCAGCCTTCAGATAACAGACGAGTGAATACCGACAGTCGCAATGTGAATATATTTTTTGAAGCGACAAAGCAGTATAACGATGGAGCTCGTTTAAGTGCTTCAATCTTTCATGTTGATGCAGCAAAAGGAGTTGCACCGGAAAGCAATCTCAATCCTTCCCAAACCAGTGTTCGCTACTGGCGTTATCCTACTATTCGTCAATCTATGGCTATTATCAGTGGGTTATTCCCCTTTGATTCTAATACTCATCTGCGAGGTTCCATATGGCTTAACCGATATGAACAGGATATTCACCAATTCAAAAGCGTTAACTATGACGCTTTGGATCAAACCCAAGATGATCTTGATATCACGGGAGGTATACGTCTAATCCTTGAACAAGAATTAGGAGAAGGCAATCTGGACATAGCATTGAATATGTTAACTACCCAACACAATCAAACTATTGTGCCCTATACAAACGGTAATACCCTAAGGGACTCCAGTGATACGTATGGACAATATATTTACAGTCTGGGTGCTGAATACTCTTTCCCCCTTGCTGAGGATTTAACCGGGATGGTTGGAATAAGCTATGAGGGCAGCGCAATTACAAATACCGGTCCCTGGGAAAGCGAGGGGTATCAACACTATTTAAATTCTTCGCTCAGCATAGCAGGGGGATTAAGTTACAATATTTCTGAACAATTAAGATTGCGCACTTCTTTTGGTCGCAAACCTCGCTTCCCTACCATGCGAGAACTTTATGGTGGGGCATTAGGCAAATTTGTTCCAAATCCTGACCTTAAACCCGTTACCGCATACCTTGGAGAGCTTGGTGCTGAATGGCGAACTACTACTTTTAGTGGATCCCTAACAGGATTTATAAGCCGTACCTATGATGCCATTGATAAAAAAACATTTCAACAGGGTCCTAATGCAGGCAAAGAGCAGCGTATTAACCTGGATGGTAGCAGGGTATGGGGGATAGAATCAAGAATTGCTGCTACGCCTGTAAGTGATTTATCTATCGATGGTAGCATAACCTATATGAATAAACGCGGCTTTTTACTGGGAGAACCTCGCAAACTTGATGAGAAACCGACATGGATAGGAAAACTGGGTATTACCTATAGCCTAACTGACCGTATTACCATTCTCTCTCAAACAGAATACACCGGTGGTATTTATACACGCACCGAGCGTAATACCTTTGTAGAGCTACCAGAAGCACTAATTTTTGATGGACGAATATCATACAATCTTTTCTCAGATGATAGTTCTCTAGAAGGAAGTGAACTTTTCTTTCGTGTAAATAACATCACTAATGATCTGCGTGTACTTCAACTAGGACTGCCCGGTCCCGGCCGAAAATTGTTGGCAGGAGCAAAAATTCAGTTTTAA
- a CDS encoding transglycosylase SLT domain-containing protein, which yields MRKLINVPSRLYLAGTLAVSLLLSSCSFSEDVPLGDDTDQQGLNVSVVEPIKRDYGQIKENGVLRMITRYSSNTYFLHQGLEWGFEYELVDKFADQHDLALEVVVIGPDENPYDLLNSGKGDIIAANYTRTPERKKYVDFTRPYNLVNQLLVFSDKVGEPPSSVEEVVEQGIPITVRRNSSYYYRLQELKSKGLDLSINVVSNKKDTESLLYEISNGKYLATVADDNIFQASNKYMQGIQQGPVMAKNDTIAWAIRENAPSLKTELNRFLYDHFRFGGPNESPKRSTFLNILRKRYFKEGPQIADYYNPESSMLGGGVISPYDDLIKNVADSAGVDWLLVASIIAQETKFNPNAKSWAGAVGLMQVLPRYSQTPSEELLYDEEINLREGVRIINEHLNHYSYMDSTDKWSFALAAYNAGQGHVADARRLAIDQNKDPNEWKNVSDALLKLMQRKYYKDARYGFCRGIETVRYVEEIKNRYNIYQTILTLSNEEENNRGPGVLGIFN from the coding sequence ATGCGAAAACTTATAAATGTTCCATCAAGACTATACTTGGCCGGAACACTTGCGGTAAGTCTTCTTCTCAGTAGTTGTTCTTTTTCTGAGGACGTTCCTTTAGGTGACGATACAGACCAACAAGGGCTCAATGTAAGTGTAGTAGAGCCCATAAAGCGTGACTATGGACAGATCAAAGAGAATGGTGTGTTGCGCATGATTACCCGGTACAGTTCCAATACCTATTTTTTGCACCAAGGGCTTGAATGGGGATTTGAATATGAGCTTGTTGATAAATTTGCCGATCAGCATGATCTTGCCTTAGAAGTGGTTGTTATAGGACCGGATGAAAATCCCTATGACCTTTTAAACAGCGGGAAGGGGGATATTATTGCAGCTAACTATACACGAACCCCAGAAAGAAAAAAGTATGTAGACTTTACACGGCCCTATAATTTAGTGAATCAGTTATTGGTATTTTCTGATAAAGTAGGTGAACCACCCAGCTCGGTTGAGGAGGTTGTTGAGCAGGGAATTCCTATTACTGTTCGCCGTAACAGTTCATACTATTATCGATTACAAGAACTTAAATCAAAGGGCCTGGATCTATCCATTAACGTGGTATCGAATAAAAAAGATACCGAATCATTATTGTATGAAATTTCTAATGGAAAATATCTGGCTACTGTAGCTGATGATAATATATTTCAGGCATCTAATAAATATATGCAGGGCATTCAACAAGGACCTGTTATGGCAAAAAATGATACAATCGCTTGGGCTATTCGGGAAAATGCACCGAGTCTTAAAACAGAACTCAATAGGTTTTTATATGATCACTTTCGTTTTGGTGGACCCAATGAGTCGCCTAAACGTTCTACCTTTTTAAATATCTTGCGGAAGCGTTACTTCAAAGAGGGGCCACAAATTGCCGATTACTATAATCCGGAGTCCAGTATGTTGGGTGGGGGGGTAATTTCCCCTTATGATGACCTTATTAAAAATGTTGCAGATTCGGCCGGTGTTGATTGGTTATTGGTAGCTTCTATTATAGCGCAAGAAACGAAGTTTAATCCCAATGCAAAAAGTTGGGCCGGTGCTGTTGGGTTAATGCAGGTATTGCCACGCTACTCACAGACCCCCTCAGAAGAATTACTCTACGACGAAGAGATAAACTTGCGAGAAGGGGTGCGCATTATAAATGAGCATTTAAATCACTATTCCTATATGGACAGTACAGACAAATGGTCGTTTGCCCTTGCAGCATATAATGCAGGGCAGGGACATGTGGCAGATGCCCGACGATTAGCTATTGATCAAAATAAAGATCCGAATGAGTGGAAAAATGTGTCTGATGCTTTGCTAAAACTGATGCAACGTAAGTATTATAAAGATGCCCGGTATGGCTTTTGCCGGGGTATTGAAACAGTTCGCTATGTAGAAGAGATTAAGAATCGATATAACATATATCAGACTATTTTGACCCTGAGTAATGAGGAAGAAAATAATAGAGGGCCCGGGGTATTAGGGATCTTTAATTAA